Within the Candidatus Ruthia endofausta genome, the region CAACATTAATGCTTAGATCAAAACCCATCGCCCTTGATAGATAGGTTTTTTTCTTGTTAAAGCTTAAAATATGGTCTTTAGTCAGTTGTGTTAACACTCCTTTTCTATAACGATAGATTCGTGAATCTCCTACATGAAAAATATGTGCTATATTTGATTTAATAATAACTACACTAAGTGTAGATAACATGGATGAAATTTCACCAAAACGCATTGATTGAGAATATAGCCAATTATTAAGTGCTGAAATGACTTGACCAGCTGAATGCTCAACACTCCAAGATTCAGGGGTTGAATAATAATCACTTAAAAAACCCTTAACACAACAGCCGCTTGCTTCTTTTGCTCGCTCGCAAGCACTCACACCATCGGCAATAACGCCTACAATCCCTTTATATTCTAGTACTTGAGGATTGGGTACATAATAGGCGCAGGCATCTTGATTTTCCTCCTTAACACCTCTCATGCAATGTGAATTAACAATAACTTTTAATTGTTTCATAACTAATTTAGCTTGATTATTTCAACCGTGCCATCGTCTAAAATCTCAGTCATATGTCCTTTCGGCTCTTCTAAAAAGAGAACAATCAGTACTAATACTACCGCACTAACCATTCCAATTAGTATAAAAAACTCATCATAATCTACCAAAGAATTTACAGTTAAGAATAATACTGCACCCACATTGCCAAATGCACCTGCCATGCCTGCAATCTGACCTGTTAGCCTTCTTTGAATCAGTGGCACCATGGCAAATATTGCACCTGAGCCTGCTTTGGAAAAAATACCACCAACAATTGTCAACACTACCACTAAATAGATAGACCAACTTTGATCCACGTTGCCTAACGCTAAAAAACTTAAAGTAATGCCAGAGAAAAGGACAACTAATGTTATCTTTCGGCCGTATTTATCACTCAAATAACCACCACCTGGCCTGGCAAATAAATTAATAAATGGATACACACCTGCCAATAAGGCCGCTGTAATTTTGGGCAACTCAAACCAATCAACATAAAACATAGCCAAAACTGAAACCACAGCCAATTCAGTACCAAAAGTAACCAAATAAGCCCAATCCAAAATCGCCACCTGTTTAAATTTATATTGATGTTGCTTAAGCACAGAATTCTTTAAATACTGTACATTAACAGTCCAAGTTTTAAACATTTGAAAAACAAACATCAATACCAAAACAATATACACGCTAAATTCCACATTTGATGAAATCATATTCATTTTTTTAGGTGATAATTTCCAAGTGAGTAGCGACAAAGCAAGGTATAAGGGTATGTTCATTAAAATATACAACACCAAATCCGAATAGCTACTCACTTCCATTATGCCCATTTTTTTAGGCTTAAAATAAGTTGATCCTTTGGGCGTATTGGCAACATTAAAGTAATAAAAAATCCCATAACCTATTGCCAACACACTAGCAATGGTAATCGCATAACGCCAACCATCAATTTCGCCAAAACTACTTGCGATAAAAGGTAATGACAGGGCTGCACCCGCCGAACCAAAATTACCCCAACCGCCATAAATACCTTGTGTGGTACCCATTTGTTTTGCTGGAAACCACTCAGAAATCATACGAATACCGACCACAAATCCAGCGCCAATAAAACCTGACAAGAATCTAAGCAGAGCAAGTTGTTCGTAAGACTGCATCCAACTAAATGCAATTGAAATAAGCCCGCCTAAAACTAAAATAGAGGAGAACATAATTTTAGGCCCAAATTTATCAACCAGCATACCAACCACAATTCTTGCTGGAATAGTCATTGTAACATTAAGAATCAACAGCACTTTTGCCTGTTGATCGCTCAATGATAAAGCTTGTTGTATGAATGGCATCATTGGCCCGAGGCTAAGCCATACAACAAAGGTCATAAAAAAAGCAAACCAAGTTAAATGTAAAATGCGATACTTACCCTTAAATGAAAATAGATTGAATTTATCTTTCATCATTAACTCCTTATATTATGCTGAACGCCTATGGTCTGTTGTTTCCCATGGATTTTTAATGGTTCTGGGTAGCAAATCTGCGTAATGTTTGATCATTGAAGGCGTCTCTAGTTTGGATTGAATATAGTCTAGACCCACGCGCTCTTCAAAATGCATCACGCGTTCAAGATAATTAGCCTCAATACGATATAATTGCACAAAAGCCTTAAGATACTCAATCACCTCTTCTTCAGTTTCAAAAAATCTGTCTTTCAAACAGGCCTTAGTTCGAATCCCGCAAGCACCTGCCACATGAATTTCATAACCTTTTTCAGTACAAA harbors:
- a CDS encoding MFS transporter, which produces MKDKFNLFSFKGKYRILHLTWFAFFMTFVVWLSLGPMMPFIQQALSLSDQQAKVLLILNVTMTIPARIVVGMLVDKFGPKIMFSSILVLGGLISIAFSWMQSYEQLALLRFLSGFIGAGFVVGIRMISEWFPAKQMGTTQGIYGGWGNFGSAGAALSLPFIASSFGEIDGWRYAITIASVLAIGYGIFYYFNVANTPKGSTYFKPKKMGIMEVSSYSDLVLYILMNIPLYLALSLLTWKLSPKKMNMISSNVEFSVYIVLVLMFVFQMFKTWTVNVQYLKNSVLKQHQYKFKQVAILDWAYLVTFGTELAVVSVLAMFYVDWFELPKITAALLAGVYPFINLFARPGGGYLSDKYGRKITLVVLFSGITLSFLALGNVDQSWSIYLVVVLTIVGGIFSKAGSGAIFAMVPLIQRRLTGQIAGMAGAFGNVGAVLFLTVNSLVDYDEFFILIGMVSAVVLVLIVLFLEEPKGHMTEILDDGTVEIIKLN